Proteins encoded together in one Lathyrus oleraceus cultivar Zhongwan6 chromosome 5, CAAS_Psat_ZW6_1.0, whole genome shotgun sequence window:
- the LOC127079990 gene encoding uncharacterized protein LOC127079990, giving the protein MIQEKMKASQRKHKIYHDKRRKTLECQEEDHMFFRVTLVTGISRAVKSLKLTPRFIGPYQILQRVRVVAYRVALPPPLSNLYDVFHMSQLYKYILDPSHVIQLDDVQVVWGGPDGGSVMWELESKIKGSYPEIFPSGLELDLGVYDTLELNLKSFDII; this is encoded by the exons ATGATTCAAGAAAAGATGAAAGCATCACAGAGAAAACATAAGAtttatcatgataagaggagaaagaCTCTAGAGTGTCAAGAGGAAGACCATATGTTTTTTAGAGTCACTCTGGTGACAGGTATTAGTCGTGCAGTGAAGTCTCTAAAGCTTACTCCTCGTTTCATCGGTCCTTATCAGATCCTCCAGAGAGTCAGAGTTGTTGCATATCGTGTTGCCTTACCACCGCCTCTCTCGAACCTTTATGATGTTTTTCATATGTCTCAACTCTATAAGTATATTCTCGATCCGTCTCATGTGATCCAAttggatgatgtgcaa GTAGTATGGGGAGGACCTGATGGAGGTAGTGTGATGTGGGAGCTAGAGAGTAAGATTAAGGGGTCGTATCCAGAGATATTCCCTTCAG GTTTAGAGTTGGATTTGGGGGTATATGATACATTAGAGTTGAATTTGAAGTCTTTTGATATTATATAG